In Alkalihalobacillus sp. AL-G, the genomic stretch ATAGAACTGGATGACATGTATTCTGGTAACATAAGTACGATAAATGGGGATCGAGTGAAGTATGGCCATCATAAAGGCTTGTATGATTCCTTTTTTGTGCAAAGGATGCAGGTTGAGGGCATCATAGAGGTTGAATCGTTCCTTCTTTTGCAAAAGTACAGTTCGAAGGTATCATAGCGCGATTCGTTCCTTTTTTTGCAAAAAGCAGCTCGGGGGCAAAATACTGCGAAATAACACAAAAAAAAGCCCAGCTCGTTTTCGTAGTAACACGAAAATCCGCCAGGAAAAAGTTCCATTTTCATATGGATAGGAGTGGAGAGAAACCATACTAACATCATTATAACAAGCAATCTTATAAAATCAATATATTTTTAGAAAATTTATATTATTTAACCTATTCAGATTTTAATGAGTCGAGGTCATCAAGAAAACCAGGGTAGGAAACTTCCAATGAAGGAATCCCGTCGATTGATACTTCATCGGTTGCAATACAAGAGGCCACCGCAAGCATCATCCCGATCCGATGGTCATCATTCGTACTGACTGAACCTCCCTTCACCTTCTGGTTCCCTTCAATAATCATTCCGTCCTCTGTAGTTTCAATGACAATTCCAAGCTTCTGCAGCTCTGATGCAATCGTTTCAATCCTGTCGGTTTCTTTCATGCGTAGTTCAGCCGCATCCTTAATGTAAGTTACACCTGATGCCTGAGTAGCGATCAAAGCGATCATCGGGATTTCATCGATTAACCTTGGAATCATCTCTCCCCCGATTTCAATGCCTTGCAAAGAGGAATATCCGATCGTAATGTCACCGACAGGCTCGTTATTAAACAATCTTTTATTTGTAATAGATATATTTGCATCCATTCTGATCAATATATCAATAATGCCTGTTCGAGTCGGATTCAGGCCTACATCTTTCATTTTTATTTGGCTGCCTGGTGTGATTGCACCTGCACCGAGAAAAAATGCTGCGGAAGAAATATCACCAGGTACTTCGATGCTTGTTGCTTGTAAATTTTGCCTTCCATTTGTTCGTACCGTTCTCTCATCGATCATGACCGCCGCTCCGAACGACTTGAGGATTCGCTCTGAATGGTCACGAGAACGGTATGGCTCTGTTACTTTGGTCATTCCTTCACTTTGCAAACCACAAAACAGGATCGCTGATTTCACCTGGGCACTTGCAACAGGACTTTCATACGTAATCCCCTTCGTATTCCCGCCAGCAATCGTTAACGGTGCAAATTCACCATTCTCCTTGCCTGTTATACTTGCTCCCATCTTTAAAAGCGGCTGAACAACCCGGCCCATCGGACGCCTTCGAATTGATGCATCTCCCGTAATTTCAGTATGGATTGGACTGCCAGCCAAGATGCCCGATAAAAGCCGAATCGTCGTACCTGAGTTCCCGACATCTAACGTGTCCTCCGCTTCTCTAAGACCGGTCCAGCCGTTCCCATGAATCGTCAATGTATCCTTTTGTTCTTCTATGTGAATACCTAATTGTCGGACACAACGTATCGTACTGTTACAGTCAGCACTGTTCAGGTACCGTTTCACTGTCGTTTTCCCGTTTGCGACCGCTCCAAGCATAATCGCCCTATGCGTGATTGATTTATCCCCAGGCATTTTAAGTGTTCCTTTTAAACCCTTTTTATATGGATGCATTGTCACTCGGTCCATTATTTCTCCATCTCCATTTCGTTCAAACATTGTTTAGTATTCGAAAGCATGACAAGATAATTTCTTTTATGAAAGATTCAAAAAGGATTGACTCAAATGAGCCATTCCTTTTAAATAATTGTTTATTTTTCGGATTCAGCATCCAGCCAGTTTGAGAGGCAGTCGATGATTCCCTTGTTTTGTTCCTCGCTTCCGATCGTGATTCGAACAGAGGTTGGAAATCCGAGGGCGTTGCCAGACCGGACAATATATCCTTGCTGCAACAGAAATTGAAAAACTTCATCGCCTTGCTTTGTTTTGAAATCTATTAAAATGAAGTTCCCTTGGGACGGATAATAGCCAAGGTCATACTGCTCGCAAAAGTGCTCATATAAATCCATTCCTTCTCGATTGCGAATTCGACACATTTCAATATACTCAAGATGATCCAGTGCAGAAATCGCGGCTCTTTGTGCAACTCTAGAGGTGTTGAACGGCTCGCGGACAGGATCGACGACACTGATTAAATCCTCATGTGCCACACCGTACCCGATTCGTAAAGAAGCGAGTCCGAATGCCTTTGAAAAGGTTCGGAAAACAACAAGATTCGGATAATCACGCTGCAAGGCAAGGGTATCTGGATAATCCTCTGCAACAACATACTCACAATACGCTTCATCACAGGCAACGATAACGTCTTTAGGGACACGTTCTAAAAAAGATACCAACTTTTCCTTAGAAACATATGTACCTGTCGGGTTGTTCGGACTGCAAATCCAAACAATCTTCGTGTTTTCATCGATTGCTTCATACATTTCGTCGAGATCATGGTGGCCTTGATCGTCCAATGCAATTTCTCGGATTTCTGCCCCTTCAATAACAGAATTATGACGATACTGTGGAAATGTAGGCTTAGCCATAACCGTATTCGTATCAGGGCTAAGGTACGTCCTACAAAACATCTCTACAACCTCATCAGACCCATTTCCAAATAAAATTTGCCTCGGTAGAACACCGAGATAATGTGCCAGCTTATCCCGAATTTCTGCTGCGTACCCGTCTGGATAAATCGAAACCCGATCGAGTTCATCCATTACCGCATCTTTAACAGCTGGAGCACAACCGAAAGGATTTTCATTCGACGCTAATTTTGTTACTGAAGTAAGCCCGAGCTCACGCTTTACCTCTTCAATTGGTTTACCTGGTTGATAAGCCTTCAATGTTAAAATCTGTTCCTTTGCTTTCACGTCTACACCTCATAACCTTGAATAAGAATCGCCCTTCTGCCTTGTTCAAAAAGTTGACGATTTAGAAGGAAGAAGGGAACCTACATAACTTTTAAAAGATTCTTTCCAATTCTCTGTTTCCATTCCACTTGAAACAGATTGAAGCTCTTCTGCTTTACGGATTAAAGAACTACCGATAATCACGCCATCGCAAATTTTGCTTACTTCTTCAAATTGCTCGCGGCTTGAAATTCCAAACCCCAATGCTACTGGTACGTTCGAATAAAACTTAGCTTCCTGTACTAACCGTTGTACCTCGGGATGAAAGGCATTCCGTTCACCGGTTACACCAAGTGATGATACGCAATATAAGAAGCCTTCTGCATTTTGAGAGATTTTAATCAACCGTTCCGGAGAGGTCGTCGGTGCAACCAGTGAGATGCAACAGATGCGACTATCCTTGCATCCATTTCGAAGCGACTCACTTTCCTCAAACGGGAGGTCGGGAACAAGCAGTCCGTCGATACCGTATTCATTCATTTTGTCGATCACATGCTGTTGTCCTAATTGTAGCAAAAGATTGTAATAAGTAAACAGAACAATAGGGATGTGGAGTCCTGATTTTCGCATTTTTCCAACCATTTTCATTGCTTTCTCAAGATTCATACCACCCTTAAGGGCGCGCTTCGCAGCCTCCTGAATGACCGGTCCATCCGCAAGTGGATCGGAATAAGGGATTCCAATTTCGAGTACATCGGCACCCTCCTCCTGTAATAGAAGAGCCAAGTCAATCGTATCGGCTTCAGTAGGATCTCCTGCCATCAGAAACGGGATGAATATCGGTTCTTTTTTATTCCTTATTTGATCAAACCTGTTCATTTGCTTTCCCCCCTTTGATGATATTAATGAGTGTGGAGACATCTTTGTCGCCTCTTCCTGATAAACAAATGACAATTGCTTCCTCACTTCCTCGTGAAGCGGCTTCTTTAAACCCTTGTGCAAGGGCATGTGCGCTCTCGATCGCTGGTAGAATCCCTTCATGTTCACATAAAACCTGCAACGCTTCAATTGCTTCGGCATCAGTTATCGTTTTATACGTCGCTCGCCCGCTCTCTGCTAAATGGGCATGCTCCGGACCAACACCTGGATAATCCAAACCAGCCGAAATCGAATAAGGTTCCATAATTTGTCCATATGCATCCTGAATTAAATACGTCATCGATCCATGAATGACACCGATAGAACCTTTTGTGATCGATGCCGCATGTTTCGGTGTATCCGTACCGAGACCCGCTGCCTCTACTCCGATCAATTCAACCGAATCCTCAAGAAACGGATGAAAGATCCCCATCGCATTACTGCCACCTCCGACACAAGCGATAATGGCATCCGGAAGTCTCTTTACTTGATTTAAAAATTGCTCCCTCGTCTCTGTACCGATAATAGATTGCAAGTCCCGTACGATGGTCGGGTAAGGATGTGGACCTACGACAGAGCCGATACAATAGAACGTATCCTGTACAGAGCCTGCCCAGTAACGGATCGCTTCATTGGTTGCATCCTTTAACGTCCGGCTCCCACTAGCAACAGGCACTACGTCAGCACCTAGCAGTTGCATTCGGAATACATTCAATGATTGTCGTTGGATATCCTCCTCACCCATAAAAACGGTGCAGGATAAACCGTACCTTGCGCAAGCGGTCGCAACAGCGACCCCGTGTTGACCCGCACCGGTTTCTGCAACAACTTTCCGTTTATTCATCCTTTTTGCAAGAAGGACCTGCCCTATTGCATTATTGATTTTATGGGCGCCAGTATGGTTTAAATCTTCCCTTTTCAAATAAATGGATGCCCCACCGAGCAGCTCCGTACAATTTTGTGCATAGGTCAGCGGGGTTGGACGTCCAGAATAATCGACAAGCTCCTTTTCAAGCTGCTTCAAGAAAGTGGAATCCTTCATCGCTTCCTGAAATGCTAGCTCTAGTTCCTCAAGAGCGTACATTAATGTTTCAGGCACGAACCTACCTCCGAATCGACCGAATCGTCCATGTTCACTTGGAATGGTTATAGTCAAAATTTTTCATCCTTTCTATGAGTAAATTTAACAATGTATCGTCCTTTCGATTTCCTTTTTCGACTCCACTGGATAAATCAATGCCGTATGGCTGAAAGGTTAGACATTCCGTAACATTTTCCGGTGTAATCCCACCAGCAATAAAACACCGCTTTTGTTCGAGATTGGCAAGCTTGCTATATGCAGGAATCGTACTCCAGTCAAAACTTAGTCCAGTGCCGCCTCTTTTACCAGGAACTTTCGTATCGATTACAAATCCATCAACTGCATCCATGTACTTGTCCATCATCGTAAGAGATTTTTCAGAATGTGGAATCGCCTTCCAAATTTCAATATTCATCTTGTTCCGAATCTGTTCGATCAAGTCGGTATCCTCATCACCATGAAGCTGAATGACATCAAACTTAACCAGTTCGCAGGTATGGACAATTTCTTCTAAACTCAAATCAACCAATACAGCGACCTGCTTCATGCTGGATTTAACCTTGGACTTATCGATTATCGTACGGACGTGTTCAGGGGTGACCCGCCTTTTGCTCGGTGCCAAAACAAATCCAGCATAATCAATCTCATGTTTCGCAATCCGCTCATACTCTTGAATCGTTTGAATCCCACAAATCTTTAGAGCGGTCATATTGAAATTCGATCCTCGAGAAGGCAACATACTGCCTCATTAATATCCTTTGATTTCATTAACGATTCCCCAACAAGAACAGCAGAGGCACTGACTTTTTTTACATATTGAATATCAGCATTCGTTTGAATTCCGCTTTCACTTACGAACGGTATATGATCCGGTAACATTCGTGAAATCCTCAACGTATTTTCAAGGTTCGTATCAAACGTTTCGAGGTTACGATTATTGATGCCGATTAAATCGGGAGTGAAAAAGTCTAGGATCCTCATAAGCTCCTCCTCGGTATGAACCTCTAGGAGTACCTCCAATCCGAGTTCACTTGCATACTCATAAAGCTCCTTAGCTTTTTCAACTTGTAATGCTGCAGCGATCAACAGAACGGCATCTGCTCCAATCGCTTTACTTTCCTCCAATTGGATCCGATCGATAATAAAATCCTTGCGCAAGATGGGAAGGTCAACGGCTCGTTTGATTTGGGTCAGAAAGGTGGGATTCCCTTGAAAAAAAGTCCGATCAGTAATAACCGAAATCGCATCAACCTGACTTGACGCATACTCGACAGCAATCGCAACAGGGTCAAAGTCCTTCCGGATCACACCTTTAGATGGAGAGGCTTTTTTCACCTCAGCTATAAGTGCGACATCACGTGAGCGATCTTTTATTGCATCAATCAGTGAACGACTTGTAAACTTACCGGTGTATACGGGCTTTTCTAATGTTTTGATCTCTTCTTGTTTTACTTCAATGATTTGCTTAAGCATAGACACGATTCATCCCCCGTGATCCCGACATTTTCAAATAATGGTCCCACACATTTCCGGAGTCGATTGCCTGTTTGGAAAGCTTTACACCGGCTTCGAGTGATTGAACCTTATCCGCTACAACAAGACCGACCGCAGCATTCAACACGACGATCTCAATTGCAGAACGGTTAGCTTTTCCTTTGAAAATGTTCTGAATCAATGCCGCACTATCAGAGGAAGACGAAATCGAAAGCTCCATTAAATTCCCCTTTACAAGACCAACGTCCGTCGGATCGATTTTAACCTTTTTAATCGATTGTGGAGTTACTTCCAATAACGTAGAGGTTGTTGTAATCGAACATTCGTCAAGTCCATCATCACCTGTTACGACCATCACTTTTTGCATTCCGATTCGTTGCGCTACAGCTGCTATTTTCCCAGCTAGAATAGGGTCGGCTACACCGAGCAACTGACGTTGACACGATGCAGGATTGCAAAGTGGACCTAGGATGTTGAATACGGTTCGAAAGCCGATTTCCTTTCGTGGATTGACTGCATGCTTCATTGCAGCATGATAATTTGGTGCATAGAGAAAACACATCGAATGTTCTTCCAACGCCTGCAAAGCTTCCTCTCGGTCTAATTGAATCGGGATATTCAAATGCTCCAAGACATCAGCACTTCCGCTTTTAGATGAAAATGCACGATTACCGTGTTTCGCGACTTTTACCCCAATTGATGCCATAACAATCGCAGCTGCTGTGGAAATATTAAAGGTTCCTGCTCCATCTCCGCCGGTTCCACACGTATCGACTACGTTATCAAACGGGGTCGAAAATGGGACCGCATGTTTTCTCATCGATTTAACAAAGCCAGTCAGCTCATCAATCGTTTCACCTCGAAAACGGAGTAGTGTCAATAAACTTGCGACTTGGTTCTCAGTAGCAACACCTGTCATGATGTCATCCATCAGAGCCCTCGACTCCGCTTCCGTATAGGTCGACCCGTTGATTCCTTTAGATAATAGATTTTTAAACATTAGTGTCTCCTTTCATCCGTATTCAGCATTTTCGCTCATGTTTTCGGATAAAAAGAAATTCATGGTGGTTGAAAACAATTTGGATAGGAATTGGTAAACATGCTCTATCACACTCCCTTTGAAAAAAGAAGATCAGATAGAGTTGAGTGGTGTGAGGTGGTATTGGGGATGAAGAAAATCATTGAATACTTTCTTCATATACAAAAAACTCCTATGGCAAAGAAAGGCCATGGGAGTATACTTAAAAAACTAGTTTAACCCTTGCTCGCCTCAGCTCATTATTAAACTCAACTCTAACTCTACTCAGCTCATCAATATTCAATCCGGCTTGCACCTATATCTCAAACAGGTATGCCTTTCGCTTCTCCTCAAGAACAGTAAGCACTTCGAAAAAAGAAGAAGAACGTAATTCAATCCTAGTAAACAACATTTAAATTGTCAAGAAGATTCACACTTTTTGCTCCATTTATCGAAGTGTTTCAATTCTTCTAGCAATAGGTCTTCAGGTACCCCGCTTGTTCGTACCTGTTCAAATCCGGCATATAAGACCATCCGAATCTCTTGACCTGCATTCTTCTTATCCTGTTTCATTCTCTCGATCAAAAGCTCCGGTCTAGCTAAAGATGGGTGCCATATGGAATAGCCCATATTTTTGATCCACTGTAGAAGGTCAACTGGCATCAACGATTTCCCGTAGATTCTTTCGCTCAAACGAATCGAAAAAAGCATACCGATCATAACCGCTTCTCCATGTGGAATATGTTGATAACGACTCTCCGCTTCAATCGCATGACCCAATGTATGTCCGAAATTCAAGTAAGCACGGACACCTGATTCATATTCATCCTCTTGTACAATTCCAGCTTTTATACTGATTGCTGCAAAAACGGCGTGTACAAGTGCCTCATCATCTTCTATCGGGAAATCGAGAACCTTTTCATTAAGAAATCGATATAATTCGTGATCCCGGATCAATGAACTTTTAATGATTTCAGCAAATCCTGACCGCCATTCTTTACGTGACAACGATTTTAAATAGTGAAGATCATAGATGACGGCTTCAGGCTGGTAAAATGCTCCAATCAAATTCTTCCCTGCCGTATGATTGACGCCCACCTTACCACCGACACTGCTATCGTGGGCCAATAAGGTTGTAGGCATTTGTATGAACGCTACACCTCGTAAATACGTCGCTGCAACAAATCCAGCAATATCTCCGACAACGCCGCCACCAAGCGCGACAATGACTGACTTCCGATCCAGTTTCCTATTCAATGCATAACTGATGATTTTTTCATACTCGCGTAATGATTTACTCGACTCCCCAGCTGGGATCACCCACTCGAACACTGGAAGATCAGTCAACATGCTTTTAATTTCCCGTAAATATAACGGTGCGACATTGCTATCAGTTATGATAAGGATTCCTGAGCATTCACTCACCTGTTTATGGAGTACGTCCTGTAAAAGTGTCGAGGCTCCTCCCCCTATGTGAACGGGATACTGCTTCGAACCTGTTTTGATATCAATTGTTTCCACGTTAAAACCCCTTTGAGTACGTTGCATACTGGTCAAAATTTGAACGAATCATCTCCATCGATTCATTGCCGAATTTTTCAGTCAAAGCATTGGCTAGTTCCCAGGCTACAACTGCTTCAGCGACCACACTTGCTGAAGGAACGGCACAGCTGTCTGAACGTTCGATACTCGCGGTAAACGGCTCTTTCGTTTCGATGTCCACACTTTGAAGTGGCTTATAAAGGGTCGGAATCGGTTTCATCACACCTCTTACGACAATCGGCATTCCGTTTGTCATCCCACCTTCAAATCCACCGAGATTATTCGTTTTACGATAGTAACCGTATTGTTCATTCCAGAGAATTTCGTCATGAACCTCACTTCCCGGTTTACTAGCCGCGGTAAAGCCAATGCCGAATTCGACTCCTTTAAAGGCATTGATACTGATGATCGCAGCCCCGATTTTCGCATCAAGCTTTCGATCATAATGGACATGGCTTCCAAGTCCAATCGGAACGCCTTCCACGATCACTTCTACAATACCTCCGATCGAGTCACCATTCTTTTTCGCCAGATCGATCGCTTCCATCATTTTTTCACCTGTATCGTGATCGAAGCAGCGCACGGGCGATCCTTCAGTCACTTCTCGTAGCTGTGCAAGAGATTGAAAGCTTTGTTCCTCTACTTTTACTCCGCCGATTTCGACAACATGACCTGCAGTACTGATGTTGAACTGTTTAAGCAACACTTTTGCCACCGCACCTGCAGCAACTCTTACTGTCGTTTCACGGGCAGAAGAGCGCTCTAAGACGTTTCTCATATCCCGGTGATTGTATTTGATCGCTCCGTTCAAATCGGCATGACCAGGGCGCGGCTTCGTAATGATCCGTTTCATTTGATCGGCTTCTTCTTCTGAAATCGGTTCACTTCCCATGATGGTTTGCCAGTGCTTCCAGTCTTTATTTTCAACAATTAGCGCGATTGGCGCACCGGTGGTTTTCCCGTGTCGGACTCCACCAACGATTTTGACCGCATCCGACTCAATTTGCATTCTACGTCCACGACCGTGTCCCTTTTGTCTTCGCTGTAGTTCGTAATCGATCATCTCCTTGCTCAGTTCAAGGTTCGAAGGAACGCCTTCAATAATCACAGTCAATTGTGGTCCATGTGACTCTCCCGCTGTTAAATAACGCATGATTACACAGATCCTTTCCTAACATTCAACTAAGCCAGCTACTTGTCTGACATCTTTTCGTAAAAAAAGGTAGCCACAGATTGCAGCCCATAATTCTTTGGCTCGAAAATCTGCTCTGTACTCCCTACAAAAAGAATACCTCCAGGTCGTAGCGCTTGACTGAATTTTTTGTAAAGCTGTACTTTTGCCTCTTCTGTAAAGTATATCAATACATTCCTACAAATGATAAGATCCAGATCGCTTTTAAAAGGATCTAGAAGTAGATTTTGTTTTTCAAAAGTTATATTATCCTTTAACCGACCTTCAACTTTATAACCGATTCCATCCTTTTTAAAATAAAACTCCTTAAAGTGTTCAGGAACTTCTTGCAATGCTCTTTCCAGATAGTATCCAAGCTTTGCACGCTTCAATGCTAGTTCGTCAATATCTGTTGCGAGAATCGAGTAATCTTCTTTTCGAAGTGAATGGTGCAAGATCATCGATAGTGTGTATGGCTCTTCTCCTGTTGAACAAGCCGCGCTCCACGCTTTGACTGTTTTTTTCGACTCCAAAAGTTTCGGTAGAAGTTGCGTTTCCAAAACGTCCCATTGTGACGGATTTCGGTAAAATTCAGATACATTAATCGTCATCCGATCCAAAAACTCTTCTAACAGTATAGTGTTTTCTTTCATAGCTTTATAATAATCATGGAAGCTGCCATACCCCTTTTTGTCTCTTAAAGAGGTCAGCCTACGTTTCATTTGGCCTTCTTTATATAAAGCTAAATCAATCCCCGTATGATTTTTAATTTGTTCCGTGAAAATCGTATAATCCTGCTCCATTTGAATTCTCCTCTTTACTTCTCCACTATTCGGATTGCTCTCTATTCTTTCATTATATCGTACGATACGGACCAGAAATGTACAAAAAACGCATAAAAAAATGGCTCAAATCAGGAATGACCCTTCATTGAACCAGCTTCTGTTAATTACCATCAAAAATCCCCTATTGATATATTGAAAAATTTACTCGTTGGGAATTATAGAATCTTTTTTCTGAATGTATTGATTTTTATTCGTTAAGGGCATCTTTTCGTGTTTTTCAGATGAATATAATCGAAAAAATGGAATGAAGCCATTTTTACAGCATGAATATCAGCTGTTTTGTCCATGAACTGCGAAAATCAAGATTACAATTGCATCTCCCTCATTTTCCACTGGGATCTAGTGCTCTATTAATGTTTTGACGCGATAATCGGAAGTTTGACGCGGAATAAGAATTTTGCACGCGAAAACGAGAGAGTTGGTGTTTAACTTGGGATTTCGGCGTCTGACTCAAGATTTTCTCGTGTAAGCACGGGGGAATTATTGAGCTTTCCAGTCTAAGGCGCTGCGGGAGCCATCATATAAAGAAAACTTGGCTAGCGCCAAGCCTTAGTGCAGGCGATCGCCCTAGTTGCGCTTATACTATAGAAAGTATTTATACTTTCTTAACGTGTGCAAAAAACACTCCGCAATCAAGCGGAGTGTTTCCTAAAGTTTAAAGTACGACTGTTTTAAACTTAAACCCACTTATCGATTTCTTTATCGTAGCTCACAATCTCCTCTTCATTGAAGAACAAGCTTACTTCACGCTCTGCGCTTTCTGGAGAGTCAGAACCGTGAATGATGTTCTGGCTGACTTGTACTCCATAGTCACCGCGAATTGTACCAGGTGCTGCGTCTACTGGGTTTGTTTTTCCCATCATGTTACGTGCAGTTGCAATTACATTTTCGCCTTCCCAAACCATTGCAAATACAGGTCCGGAAGTAATAAAGTCAACAAGCTCTCCAAAGAATGGACGCTCTTTGTGCTCACCGTAATGATTTTGAGCAAGCTCATCGCTGATCATCATCAGCTTTGCACCTGCTAGCTTAAAGCCCTTTTTTTCAAAGCGATTTACAACTTCACCGATTAGGTTACGTTGAACACCATCAGGTTTTACCATTAAGAAAGTTTTCTCCATGTGAAGCTCTCCTATTCTATGTATGAATTTTTCGGACATGCTTAAACAGTCCGTGTATCCGAAAATGATTTTATCAAACTTTAAGCGTTTTCACAACTTTTAGTAGTCTCTTTTTCCAATATACTCCGCTATTTGCAATAACGCTTTTTTCGGGCGGTTATCAGGTAAAGAGTCGAGCGCCGTGTACGCTTTATTCAAATAACGATCTGCAACCTGTTTTGATTTTTCAATCGAGCCGTTTTCATGGACCATCCGGATCAATAGATCGATTGTATGACGCTCAATCGGCTGCTCCATACATGCTTGTATCAATTGTTCTTTAAAAGCGGGATCCTTCATTGCAAAAAAGACCGGGAGTGTAATGTTACCTTGCTGTAAATCCCCACCTGCAGGTTTTCCAAGCTGTTTCTCTGTCCCTGTAAAGTCTAGGATGTCATCGGTGATCTGAAACGCCATCCCAACATAGTAACCAAAGCGCTTCAACTGTTTTAATGTATTCCGGTCAGCATCAGCAGCAAGAGCACCGAGCTCACAGCTTACTGATAACAAGAGAGCGGTTTTTCGTTTGATCCGTCGTAAATAATTTCGTATATTCTGGTTGAGATTATATTGATCCCTGATTTGCTCGATCTCACCAAGGCTCATTTCGAGAATCGCCTCTGATAAAGCGTTATGTGCCTCAGGATTATCCAAATGCGTTATGTACTCAATCGATCTTGCAAAAATATAGTCACCTGTATACATGGCGACCCGATTATCCCATTGCGCTTTAATTGTTGCTTTCCCCCGCCGTAGAGATGCATCGTCAATCACATCATCATGTACAAGGGATGCCATATGAATTAATTCCAACGCGACTGCTGCTCGTTTTACACGTTCGATATCATACTGTCCAAACTGTGCTGATAACAGCACAAAAACAGGGCGTATCCGTTTCCCCCCTGCCTTTAACAGTTGAATCGATGCATCCTGTAGGATCGAATGCTGTGCTCCAATCGTTCGTTCCAAGTCCTTTTCGACCAACGACAGATCGCTTCTTAAATGAGAATAAATTGTTGTCAATTTCATAATAATTTCACCCTGGCCCTATCTTTGAAGCTTTCCAGCCCTTAACGTTTGACTCCAATATGTGTTGCAGCAACGCCGCCGGAGTATGCTTTATCATATACATCTACAAAACCTGCATCTCTGAATCTATCTGCCAGCTCAACTCTACCAGGAAACCCTTTGGCGGATTCTTGGAGCCA encodes the following:
- the aroB gene encoding 3-dehydroquinate synthase, whose protein sequence is METIDIKTGSKQYPVHIGGGASTLLQDVLHKQVSECSGILIITDSNVAPLYLREIKSMLTDLPVFEWVIPAGESSKSLREYEKIISYALNRKLDRKSVIVALGGGVVGDIAGFVAATYLRGVAFIQMPTTLLAHDSSVGGKVGVNHTAGKNLIGAFYQPEAVIYDLHYLKSLSRKEWRSGFAEIIKSSLIRDHELYRFLNEKVLDFPIEDDEALVHAVFAAISIKAGIVQEDEYESGVRAYLNFGHTLGHAIEAESRYQHIPHGEAVMIGMLFSIRLSERIYGKSLMPVDLLQWIKNMGYSIWHPSLARPELLIERMKQDKKNAGQEIRMVLYAGFEQVRTSGVPEDLLLEELKHFDKWSKKCESS
- the aroC gene encoding chorismate synthase, encoding MRYLTAGESHGPQLTVIIEGVPSNLELSKEMIDYELQRRQKGHGRGRRMQIESDAVKIVGGVRHGKTTGAPIALIVENKDWKHWQTIMGSEPISEEEADQMKRIITKPRPGHADLNGAIKYNHRDMRNVLERSSARETTVRVAAGAVAKVLLKQFNISTAGHVVEIGGVKVEEQSFQSLAQLREVTEGSPVRCFDHDTGEKMMEAIDLAKKNGDSIGGIVEVIVEGVPIGLGSHVHYDRKLDAKIGAAIISINAFKGVEFGIGFTAASKPGSEVHDEILWNEQYGYYRKTNNLGGFEGGMTNGMPIVVRGVMKPIPTLYKPLQSVDIETKEPFTASIERSDSCAVPSASVVAEAVVAWELANALTEKFGNESMEMIRSNFDQYATYSKGF
- a CDS encoding protein-glutamate O-methyltransferase CheR, with the protein product MEQDYTIFTEQIKNHTGIDLALYKEGQMKRRLTSLRDKKGYGSFHDYYKAMKENTILLEEFLDRMTINVSEFYRNPSQWDVLETQLLPKLLESKKTVKAWSAACSTGEEPYTLSMILHHSLRKEDYSILATDIDELALKRAKLGYYLERALQEVPEHFKEFYFKKDGIGYKVEGRLKDNITFEKQNLLLDPFKSDLDLIICRNVLIYFTEEAKVQLYKKFSQALRPGGILFVGSTEQIFEPKNYGLQSVATFFYEKMSDK
- the ndk gene encoding nucleoside-diphosphate kinase produces the protein MEKTFLMVKPDGVQRNLIGEVVNRFEKKGFKLAGAKLMMISDELAQNHYGEHKERPFFGELVDFITSGPVFAMVWEGENVIATARNMMGKTNPVDAAPGTIRGDYGVQVSQNIIHGSDSPESAEREVSLFFNEEEIVSYDKEIDKWV
- the hepT gene encoding heptaprenyl diphosphate synthase component II; this encodes MKLTTIYSHLRSDLSLVEKDLERTIGAQHSILQDASIQLLKAGGKRIRPVFVLLSAQFGQYDIERVKRAAVALELIHMASLVHDDVIDDASLRRGKATIKAQWDNRVAMYTGDYIFARSIEYITHLDNPEAHNALSEAILEMSLGEIEQIRDQYNLNQNIRNYLRRIKRKTALLLSVSCELGALAADADRNTLKQLKRFGYYVGMAFQITDDILDFTGTEKQLGKPAGGDLQQGNITLPVFFAMKDPAFKEQLIQACMEQPIERHTIDLLIRMVHENGSIEKSKQVADRYLNKAYTALDSLPDNRPKKALLQIAEYIGKRDY